A genomic region of Caenorhabditis elegans chromosome V contains the following coding sequences:
- the srsx-9 gene encoding G-protein coupled receptors family 1 profile domain-containing protein (Partially confirmed by transcript evidence), producing MEFLTLNLYFVVVYKILFIVFGTIGNSLFIHLIFKRKQLQTRTSVLQCFQCSFQTFCLFGTLFDGIINLGHSFNRRECFWQISFYIFFQAAQGIIMLVIVIDILIFVKYPFFYRSISFSTYLIATSFPVLMCSTVVTAYSYYSVNEEVINTCVPMFVLSNQASTVYKLFIIFINIIVTVVYVILIRTFHLKKQTGNLTSLKTIKGLQFSVSIFIFTWFFSQIIALLILKQYSSSSWENIIYMHNSFLMSLSYSNTFYVTLWKSKEYRKQFKNIWYPERTNENALTVFYTHSLV from the exons ATGGAATTCCTTACTCTAAATCTATATTTCGTTGTAGTTTATAAGATTTTGTTCATAGTTTTTGGTACCATCGGTAACtctttatttattcatttaattttcaaaagaaaacaacttCAAACAAGAACTT CTGTGTTGCAATGCTTCCAATGCTCGTTTCAAACGTTTTGCCTCTTTGGAACACTATTTGACGGGATTATCAATTTAGGCCACTCATTTAATCGGAGAGAgtgtttttggcaaatttctttttatatattttttcaagctgCTCAGGGAATTATTATGCTTGTAATTGTGATagatattttaatatttgtaaAATATCCATTTTT CTACAGAAGTATATCGTTTTCCACTTATTTAATTGCAACTAGCTTTCCTGTTCTTATGTGTTCAACCGTAGTAACTGCTTATAGTTATTATAGTGTGAATGAGGAAGTTATTAACACATGTGTTCCAATGTTTGTGCTCAGCAATCAAGCAAGTACTGTCTACAAgttatttatcatttttataaatattattgTGACTGTGGTATATGTTATTCTCATTCGAACATTTCACCTGAAAAAgcaaactggaaatttgacgTCATTGAAAACGATAAAAGGCCTTCAGTTTTCTGTGTCCATTTTTATCTTCACGTggtttttcagccaaattatTGCACTGCTCATTCTGAAACAATATTCGTCGTCAAGTTGGGAAAACATTATTTACATGCACAAT TCGTTTCTCATGTCTCTGTCATACAGCAACACATTTTACGTGACACTGTGGAAAAGTAAAGAATATCGAAagcaatttaaaaacatttggtACCCAGAAAGAACTAATGAAAATGCTTTAACCGTTTTTTATACCCATTCTCTTGtataa
- the srsx-10 gene encoding G-protein coupled receptors family 1 profile domain-containing protein (Partially confirmed by transcript evidence) yields the protein MSFLTTNLYFAAAYKVFFITFGTIGNLLFIHLNFRRKQLRSRTSVLQCFQCAFHIFCLFGSIFEGALNFMNPMNRYKCFWFISYFIFSQTAQDIIMLIIVLDILCFVQFPFLYMRISKIKYIFFTGFPVFITSCAITVYSYYVANYEYIPDCAPMFVLDTFSSIIHKILTLFLNGIVTFVYIILICIFYLKNQTGNQNSLKTMKRLQFSVAIFIFTWFFSQAIALFLRERDFQTTWEIILYVHNSFLTLLSFSNTFYVAIWQSDEYRNNFRLEWGFKRRVSTTNPNTFM from the exons ATGAGCTTTTTAACCACAAACCTATATTTTGCTGCAGCTTATAAAGTGTTCTTCATCACTTTTGGAACTATTGGTAATTTACTATTCATTCacttgaatttcagaagaaaacaACTGCGATCAAGAACTT caGTTCTACAATGTTTTCAATGTGCTTTTCACATATTTTGCCTATTCggatcaatttttgaaggagCGTTAAACTTTATGAATCCAATGAACCGATACAAATGCTTTTGGTTTATTTcgtattttatattttcgcaAACTGCTCAAGATATCATTATGTTGATTATTGTACTAgatattttgtgttttgttcAGTTTCCTTTTTT atacatgcgcatttcaaaaatcaaatatattttcttcacggGGTTTCCTGTTTTCATTACATCTTGCGCTATAACTGTATATAGCTATTATGTGGCAAATTATGAATATATACCAGATTGTGCACCAATGTTTGTTTTGGATACTTTTTCGAGTATCAtccacaaaattttaacactATTCCTCAATGGGATTGTCACTTTTGTCTATATAATTTTAATCtgcattttctatttaaaaaatcagactGGAAATCAAAACTCcctgaaaacaatgaaacgTCTCCAGTTTTCGGTggcaatatttattttcacttGGTTTTTCAGTCAAGCAATCGCGCTTTTCCTTCGGGAAAGAGACTTCCAAACAACATGGGAAATTATATTGTATGTTCATAAT TCCTTTCTAACATTGCTCTCATTTAGCAATACTTTTTATGTGGCAATATGGCAAAGTGACGAATATCGAAATAATTTTCGTTTGGAATGGGGATTTAAGCGGAGAGTAAGCACTACAAATCCGAATACATTTATGTAA
- the F26G5.1 gene encoding Protein TALPID3 (Confirmed by transcript evidence) — MDKNFEAAMLYKICYMAQSVQAGVPLGLATSAHRSAPNALTATKTISEGRVKNLLQDGTLQNQPISEQLGETRASTHSGSIPLETKNVNPSARSGCSGSRVDLPRKPAPPADHSNKELPLLKSSKSEIREGGNQAATQHIQESLSMPLQFKAQTAAEQEITGFLLLKLWRHTIHQYQENFLQGTKIPTSVIDKALRCLFERRISQKSDPTKSLQDVPETVNQPEIAFFNSLPQSIIDHYETWATGLFMARQSIPQNECQIRMQTSFEQMLTDFQSPLQPMVHQERVPQLQQLQIEKKTLKGSREQGMEQSNSLAVHPTTVQAESQTVSKDSCTPGSRALQQPAQSIDIVDKELHNSPAKILNLFDELPKDTLLKMLQMLNQKKEHEELHQSEKYMLDSILKSLSVRIDLGPAEVESTPRNHPAKKDQLGEPIPSRSSVPTPGYLTQEPLPSSLPFQIDKTTLQQDSNVINHFAVTKHQMEQLDLRPETVRSNSKDQKHLDSSDFSWAVDQESYETDDEDIEEDYELANLDDIPLPPLPFYPRVRSAPKYIRKAALIALKMENLL; from the exons ATGGACAAAAACTTTGAGGCAGCAATGCTCTATAAAATAT gctACATGGCTCAAAGTGTTCAAGCTGGTGTACCGTTGGGGCTTGCCACGAGTGCACACAGATCGGCTCCAAATGCTCTTACTGCAACAAAAACCATTTCTGAGGGAAGAGTTAAAAACCTATTGCAAGACGGAACTTTGCAAAATCAGCCGATTTCTGAGCAACTTGGCGAAACTCGTGCTTCTACACATTCTGGCTCAATTCCGTTGGAAACGAAAAATGTCAATCCGTCAGCCCGCTCAG GTTGCTCCGGGTCTCGAGTGGATTTGCCAAGAAAGCCTGCACCTCCTGCAGATCATTCAAATAAGGAACTTCCACTCTTGAAATCGTCAAAGTCTGAAATTCGCGAGGGAGGAAATCAAGCTGCTACCCAACATATTCAAGAATCCCTCTCCATGCCTCTGCAATTCAAAGCTCAAACTGCTGCAGAACAGGAAATTACCGGTTTCCTACTTTTGAAACTGTGGAGACACACTATTCATCAATATCAAGAGAATTTTCTCCAAGGAACCAAAATCCCCACTTCAGTGATTGATAAAGCATTACGATGCTTATTTGAAAGAAGGATTTCACAGAAGTCGGATCCCACAAAATCTCTGCAAGATGTTCCTGAAACCGTTAACCAACCGGAAATTGCATTCTTCAATAGTCTTCCTCAATCCATAATAGATCACTACGAAACTTGGGCTACAGGATTGTTCATGGCGCGCCAATCGATCCCACAAAACGAATGCCAAATTCGCATGCAGACCAGTTTTGAACAAATGCTCACCGATTTTCAAAGTCCTCTTCAACCGATGGTTCATCAAGAACGTGTGCCACAACTTCAACAACTACAGATCGAAAAGAAGACTCTAAAGGGCTCTCGGGAACAAGGTATGGAGCAATCAAATTCATTGGCTGTGCATCCAACAACAGTCCAAGCCGAGTCCCAAACCGTCTCCAAAGATTCGTGCACACCTGGATCCCGAGCACTGCAGCAACCAGCTCAATCGATTGACATCGTTGATAAGGAACTACACAATTCTCCAGCAAAAATCCTGAATCTCTTTGATGAACTTCCAAAGGACACTCTATTGAAGATGCTACAAATGTTGAACCAGAAAAAGGAACACGAAGAGCTTCACCAGTCCGAGAAGTACATGTTGGATTCGATACTGAAATCTTTGTCAGTACGAATCGATCTTGGGCCAGCTGAGGTCGAATCTACACCAAGAAATCACCCAGCCAAGAAGGATCAATTGGGTGAACCTATCCCTTCCCGATCTTCGGTCCCGACTCCAG gatatcTCACCCAAGAGCCACTTCCATCTTCACTTCCATTTCAAATCGATAAAACCACTTTGCAACAAGATTCCAACGTTATCAACCATTTTGCAGTGACCAAACATCAGATGGAGCAATTGGATTTGCGTCCCGAAACTGTGCGATCAAACTCAAAAG atcagaaACACCTGGACAGCTCCGACTTTAGTTGGGCTGTAGACCAAGAAAGCTATGAGACAGACGATGAAGATATTGAGGAAGACTATGAGCTTGCAAACTTGGACGACATACCACTTCCACCACTTCCGTTCTACCCACGTGTACGCTCCGCACCAAAGTATATTCGAAAAGCTGCTCTGATTGCTcttaaaatggaaaatcttTTGTAA
- the F26G5.1 gene encoding Protein TALPID3 (Confirmed by transcript evidence) translates to MDKNFEAAMLYKICYMAQSVQAGVPLGLATSAHRSAPNALTATKTISEGRVKNLLQDGTLQNQPISEQLGETRASTHSGSIPLETKNVNPSARSVSGCSGSRVDLPRKPAPPADHSNKELPLLKSSKSEIREGGNQAATQHIQESLSMPLQFKAQTAAEQEITGFLLLKLWRHTIHQYQENFLQGTKIPTSVIDKALRCLFERRISQKSDPTKSLQDVPETVNQPEIAFFNSLPQSIIDHYETWATGLFMARQSIPQNECQIRMQTSFEQMLTDFQSPLQPMVHQERVPQLQQLQIEKKTLKGSREQGMEQSNSLAVHPTTVQAESQTVSKDSCTPGSRALQQPAQSIDIVDKELHNSPAKILNLFDELPKDTLLKMLQMLNQKKEHEELHQSEKYMLDSILKSLSVRIDLGPAEVESTPRNHPAKKDQLGEPIPSRSSVPTPGYLTQEPLPSSLPFQIDKTTLQQDSNVINHFAVTKHQMEQLDLRPETVRSNSKDQKHLDSSDFSWAVDQESYETDDEDIEEDYELANLDDIPLPPLPFYPRVRSAPKYIRKAALIALKMENLL, encoded by the exons ATGGACAAAAACTTTGAGGCAGCAATGCTCTATAAAATAT gctACATGGCTCAAAGTGTTCAAGCTGGTGTACCGTTGGGGCTTGCCACGAGTGCACACAGATCGGCTCCAAATGCTCTTACTGCAACAAAAACCATTTCTGAGGGAAGAGTTAAAAACCTATTGCAAGACGGAACTTTGCAAAATCAGCCGATTTCTGAGCAACTTGGCGAAACTCGTGCTTCTACACATTCTGGCTCAATTCCGTTGGAAACGAAAAATGTCAATCCGTCAGCCCGCTCAG TTTCAGGTTGCTCCGGGTCTCGAGTGGATTTGCCAAGAAAGCCTGCACCTCCTGCAGATCATTCAAATAAGGAACTTCCACTCTTGAAATCGTCAAAGTCTGAAATTCGCGAGGGAGGAAATCAAGCTGCTACCCAACATATTCAAGAATCCCTCTCCATGCCTCTGCAATTCAAAGCTCAAACTGCTGCAGAACAGGAAATTACCGGTTTCCTACTTTTGAAACTGTGGAGACACACTATTCATCAATATCAAGAGAATTTTCTCCAAGGAACCAAAATCCCCACTTCAGTGATTGATAAAGCATTACGATGCTTATTTGAAAGAAGGATTTCACAGAAGTCGGATCCCACAAAATCTCTGCAAGATGTTCCTGAAACCGTTAACCAACCGGAAATTGCATTCTTCAATAGTCTTCCTCAATCCATAATAGATCACTACGAAACTTGGGCTACAGGATTGTTCATGGCGCGCCAATCGATCCCACAAAACGAATGCCAAATTCGCATGCAGACCAGTTTTGAACAAATGCTCACCGATTTTCAAAGTCCTCTTCAACCGATGGTTCATCAAGAACGTGTGCCACAACTTCAACAACTACAGATCGAAAAGAAGACTCTAAAGGGCTCTCGGGAACAAGGTATGGAGCAATCAAATTCATTGGCTGTGCATCCAACAACAGTCCAAGCCGAGTCCCAAACCGTCTCCAAAGATTCGTGCACACCTGGATCCCGAGCACTGCAGCAACCAGCTCAATCGATTGACATCGTTGATAAGGAACTACACAATTCTCCAGCAAAAATCCTGAATCTCTTTGATGAACTTCCAAAGGACACTCTATTGAAGATGCTACAAATGTTGAACCAGAAAAAGGAACACGAAGAGCTTCACCAGTCCGAGAAGTACATGTTGGATTCGATACTGAAATCTTTGTCAGTACGAATCGATCTTGGGCCAGCTGAGGTCGAATCTACACCAAGAAATCACCCAGCCAAGAAGGATCAATTGGGTGAACCTATCCCTTCCCGATCTTCGGTCCCGACTCCAG gatatcTCACCCAAGAGCCACTTCCATCTTCACTTCCATTTCAAATCGATAAAACCACTTTGCAACAAGATTCCAACGTTATCAACCATTTTGCAGTGACCAAACATCAGATGGAGCAATTGGATTTGCGTCCCGAAACTGTGCGATCAAACTCAAAAG atcagaaACACCTGGACAGCTCCGACTTTAGTTGGGCTGTAGACCAAGAAAGCTATGAGACAGACGATGAAGATATTGAGGAAGACTATGAGCTTGCAAACTTGGACGACATACCACTTCCACCACTTCCGTTCTACCCACGTGTACGCTCCGCACCAAAGTATATTCGAAAAGCTGCTCTGATTGCTcttaaaatggaaaatcttTTGTAA
- the srsx-11 gene encoding G-protein coupled receptors family 1 profile domain-containing protein (Partially confirmed by transcript evidence), translating into MDSRTINLYVVTSYKLLFLFFGAIGNVLFIHLTFKRKSLQTRTSALQCVQCVFHIICQVGTMFDGNITLGNQLNREECYQIIAFYVLFQSAQSVIMVVIVLDILIFVKFPTFYRNISKSQYIFVTTFPVITCSIIITVYGYTATNEDWIPACTPGFAFTIEASRIYKLFILLMSVFVTVIYAVLIRTFYLKGHHENSSSLKTMKRLQFSVGIFIFTWFFSQIFGLIILQMTEYTAFEASLFAHNSLLTSLAYSNTFYVTMWRSKEYRKQFYSVWWPKKVQTSSAIVFHTNFILHKSSTMDFSASRLNGSY; encoded by the exons ATGGACTCTCGAACTATTAATCTTTACGTTGTGACATCTTATAAATTGTTATTCCTCTTTTTCGGAGCAATTGGAAACGTTTTGTTTATTCATCTTacatttaaaagaaaaagccTTCAAACTAGAACAT cCGCATTGCAATGTGTTCAATGCGTTTTCCATATAATCTGTCAAGTTGGGACTATGTTTGATGGGAATATCACCTTGGGAAATCAGTTGAATCGAGAAGAATGTTATCAAATAATTGCGTtttatgttttgtttcaaagtgCTCAAAGTGTTATTATGGTGGTTATTGTTCtggatattttaattttcgtgaAGTTCCCAACTTT ctataGAAATATCTCGAAATCCCAATACATTTTTGTGACAACCTTTCCAGTTATTACTTGCTCTATTATCATTACAGTTTACGGTTATACTGCAACAAATGAGGACTGGATTCCCGCGTGTACTCCGGGATTTGCATTTACCATTGAAGCAAGCCGAATTTACAAACTTTTTATACTCCTTATGAGTGTTTTTGTCACTGTGATATATGCTGTTCTGATTagaactttttatttaaaaggaCATCACGAGAATTCAAGTTCATTAAAGACCATGAAACGTCTTCAGTTTTCCGtgggaattttcatttttacatgGTTCTTTAGCCAAATTTTCGGACTGATCATTCTTCAAATGACAGAGTATACTGCATTTGAAGCGAGTCTATTCGCGCATAAC tcattacTCACATCTTTGGCATATAGTAACACGTTTTATGTGACCATGTGGAGGAGCAAAGAATatcgaaaacaattttatagtgTCTGGTGGCCGAAAAAAGTACAAACTTCATCCGCTATTGTTTTTCACACAAACTTTATTTTGCATAAATCCTCTACAATGGATTTTTCTGCGAGTCGTCTGAATGGGAGCTACTGA
- the srsx-12 gene encoding G-protein coupled receptors family 1 profile domain-containing protein (Predicted), which produces MSVESVNNIIVTVYKFSFFVIGIVGNSLFIHLIFKKQKLRSRSTLLQCVQCAFQNLCLVGTILVSALTFITEIRRDECFIFISFYIFSQAAQGLLMLLIMIDVLIFVKFPLFYRNLANWKYFSSCFIFVFLYSSTVILYGYLTTNDDIIHACNPLFAFALTSRYTFKSSMLILSLLTLIIYIVMIRIFKNKNKSRNKDSIKIMRRLQLSVVIFVFTWLVSQALAMVFLHDDGSIHWEKIVFVHNSFFIVLSYSNTFYVTMWKSGEYRKNFRSVWGLNRKVIVASRNTMNLS; this is translated from the exons ATGAGCGTCGAGTCCGTTAATAATATCATTGTCACGGTAtacaagttttcattttttgtgatcGGAATTGTTGGAAATTCGCTTTTTATTcacctaattttcaaaaaacaaaaactgcgTTCTCGATCAA cattgcTCCAATGTGTTCAGTGcgctttccaaaatttatgtCTTGTCGGAACGATTCTTGTCTCAGCTTTGACTTTTATAACTGAAATTAGAAGAGATgaatgtttcattttcatatctttttatatattttcccaGGCAGCTCAAGGATTATTAATGCTATTGATTATGATAGATGTGCTGATTTTTGTCAAGTTTCCATTATT ctaTAGAAATCTTgcaaattggaaatatttttccagttgtttcattttcgtttttctgtaTTCTTCAACTGTGATTTTATACGGATATCTTACTACAAATGATGATATAATTCATGCTTGCAATCCGTTATTTGCGTTCGCATTAACATCTAGATAtactttcaaaagttcaatgcTCATTTTGAGCTTATTGACTTTAATTATCTATATAGTTATGATAAGGATTTtcaagaataaaaataaaagtcgCAACAAGGACTCTATAAAAATCATGAGACGTCTTCAGCTTTCTGtagttatttttgtttttacgtGGCTGGTTAGTCAAGCCTTGGCAATGGTTTTCCTGCACGATGATGGATCCATACATTgggagaaaattgttttcgttCATAAT TCCTTTTTCATTGTCCTATCCTACAGCAATACATTTTACGTGACAATGTGGAAAAGTGGAGagtatcgaaaaaatttccgttcGGTGTGGGGATTGAATCGGAAGGTTATTGTTGCAAGCCGGAATACAATGAATTTATCGTAA
- the srsx-13 gene encoding G-protein coupled receptors family 1 profile domain-containing protein (Predicted) translates to MDIDYINNQVATFYKFLFLFIGTIGNCLFIHLIFKVKQLRSRSSLLQSAQCVFQTLCLFGTSLCALLTLKLNIKRRECFMYISFYVYSQAAQGVLMLIIMLDLLILIKFPLQYMNIASRKYLFVSFMLVILYSSSVTLFGYLTTNDDTIHVCNPVFALNTTASLISKSLILFMSSITLFVYIIIIILYKKKKDGRNDDSSKILNRLKVLVVIYIFTWFVNQIFAILFLHDNGTVKWEKMLFTHNAFFIVLSNSNTFYVTMWKSEEYRKHFRSLWGLNKRFDVKRSSTLAMF, encoded by the exons ATGGATATCGATTACATCAATAATCAAGTAGCCACgttctataaatttttgtttctttttattgGGACAATTGGTAACTGCCTGTTTattcatttgatttttaaagtgaaacaACTTCGTTCGAGATCat CCCTCCTCCAATCTGCCCAATGTGTATTCCAAACTTTATGCTTATTTGGAACTTCTCTTTGTGCTCTACTAACACTGAAACTCAATATCAAACGAAGAGAATGTTTCATGTATATTTCGTTTTATGTCTATTCGCAAGCTGCTCAAGGCGTGCTGATGTTAATAATTATGCTGGACTTGTTGATATTAATCAAATTCCCACTACA ataCATGAACATTGCTAGTCGGAAATAcctttttgtaagttttatgCTTGTTATTTTATATTCATCAAGTGTCACTCTATTTGGATATCTCACAACAAATGATGATACCATCCATGTTTGCAATCCAGTTTTTGCACTGAACACCACAGCcagtttgatttcaaaaagtttaatattGTTCATGAGCTCAATTACCTTATTCGTGTACATAATTATAATAATATtgtataaaaagaaaaaagatggaCGAAATGatgattcttcaaaaattctgaaccGTCTGAAAGTTTTGGTTGTCATCTATATTTTTACATGGTTTGTCAATCAAatctttgcaattttattcCTGCACGATAATGGAACTGTAAAATGGGAGAAGATGTTGTTCACACACAAT gcatttttcatagttttgtcAAACAGCAACACATTTTACGTGACAATGTGGAAAAGCGAAGAATACCGAAAACATTTTCGTTCACTATGGGGACTTAACAAGCGTTTCGATGTTAAAAGGTCAAGCACATTGGCGATGTTTTAA